The nucleotide window ttctccctctactccctctgccacccccccctttacctctccgcagctaaaccctcattttccccttttcactctgctcctccacctctctcttcccatccccacagcactgtactcatccgctcaactgtatatatttccattaccctatttattttgttaatgaattgtacatcgccttgattctatttagttgccattgtttttacgagatgttcttccccttgactctatttattgccattgttcttgtctgtccgtctcccccgattagactgtaagcccgtcaaacggcagggactgtttctatctgttgccgacttgttcatcccaagcgcttagtacagtgctctgcacatagtaagcgctcaataaatattattgaatgaatgaatgaatccaccccacAAGCTTCTCTCAATCCCAATTTACTCACTCTACTTCGGTCTTGtctatctttccactgacctctcattcatatcctgtctctggcctgggacactttccctcttcatatccattagacaattaccctctccacattcaaagccttattgaagacataccttctgaggcctttcccaactaagccttcatttcctcttcttacattcccttctgcattgcccttgcacttgatttacaccatttattcactcctccctcagtcccacagcatttatgtacataatccacaatttatttatgtatagtaatgtcactccccctctagactgtaagcttgttgtgggcagggaatgtctactacctctattatattacactctcccaagcacttagtacagtgctctgcacccagtaagcacccaataagtatgattgatagattggtatATAAATGGTAGcaagagggtggggaaaggggaagaggatggatggagcatggagggagggcaagggggttgGTCCCCTCCATCCATGGCACTGGGCAGGACAAGCCAAAGGCAGAGAGAACAGTCCCCCGCTCCTCAGAGTCAGTACCGGAAGGGGGAGGGTATAGAAGCTTCAGGGCATGGGTCTGTCCAAGTGTTCCCTTCCTGGCAAGTGGAAGTGTACCTCGCAGCTGGACCTACAGCCCCATTCCTTGATGTGCAGGTCGGAATTGCCCCCAAGTAGCCATGGAGCATCACTTGGTAACCAAGGCCAggccagaaggcagggaggggactGATGtccatgggacagggaggaggctgaggtcCACAGGGCAGGGAGGCAGCTGGGCCTAAGGGGCAAGGAGGAGGCCAGCCTGGAACTCACTGCCCTCAAGGCCAGCAGGGGCTGGGCCCCTCCTTGCCAAGGACCACCCAGGGAGCAGTCCTGTCTATCATGGCAGGGTCTGATTGGGTTGATTGAAAGTGAAATCTCAGAAGGAAAATTCAGTAGTCCAAGAAGTTGGGCTCGATGAGGTAGAAAAACAAAACGTTTGGCCAAGGTACAGCCCCCAAAGGAGCCGCCCCTCAGAAAGGCCAGAACCGAGCCTCATCCACTGCTTGGCTCAGGCCCCACCCCATGTCCAGGTGTGTTCCGGGCTCCGGCTCAGACTAGTTAGGTGGCCAACGACAGGGCTGGTGATGGAAGGGGTGGTAGGATCATGTGACCTGCCCAGACGTGGGCTAGCTGGGGCTGGCGGAGAGAGAAACGAGACACCCTGGGTCCCGATGCTGAGGCTGGGGATTAGATGGGGTTGGCCGCAGGCTGCTTTGCTGGATCTCAGTCCCCGCTGGTCAGCCCCATCTCTGAGGCCCAGATGGTCAGCCTTGTCCTTGCAGTCTGGACATTCAGCCCTGTCCCTGCAGCCGCGCACTAAGCCCCATGTCTGAAGCCGTACGGTCAGCCCCGCCCCTGCACCCATATGTCCCACGCCGTCCCTCAGGTGTATGCGGCCTTGCTGCACACCCAAGGCCTCGTCAACAGGCAGCCAGATGCCAGCAGGCGGGTCGGCTCCACAAAGACGCATTCGCCGTGGCCACCTATGGAGAACCTGTAGGCAGATAAAGGCCCTGCTGGACCACACCgtctcccctcagcctccccaaAGCCTCTATCCAGCCTCCCTTTAGTTTCCACCTACCTTCTCTGCAAACAGCCTTTACCCAGCCTCTGCAGTCACCCAGCTTCTACCCAGCCTTCCTGTAGCCTCCACCCAGCCTCTCCActatcttctccatccaacctCCCTGCCATACTAAAGGACAGCCCACATAATAGGGAGCCAGGGCTTGATTGGTAATAGGGGTCAGGGCACTGACTCtaggctaagcactgggtcaAGTGCTTGTGGGCAGTGTAGGTagtgagggaggagaaacaggaggaggagagtaagGACGAGGAAAAGGATGAGGACAAGGATAAGGGAGGGTTTGGAGAAACTCCAAACTctttttctccactccttcctATCTATTCTCCACCACCATCACTGCCTGCTCACCATATCTATTCTCCACCACCATCACTGCCTGCTCACCAGCACCCCTAACTTTGCCACTGGAGGAAAATCAGGATAGTGGAATGTGGGGAGACCAatatggaatagtggatagaacatgagcttggcagtcagaagatcatgggttataatcccgagcGACACctctggtcggctgtgtgaccttgggcaagtcacttcacttctctgtgcctcagttccctcatctgtaaaatggggattgagactgtgagcctcctgtgggacagggactgtgtccaacttgattaccttgtatctacaccaacactcagtgcagtgcctggcacatagtaagcatttaacaaataccataatcattattattattattagggggaaaCTGGGGCCATGGGGGAAACTGTGAGTATAGGGTATATGGGAAACTGGGTCAGCAGGGGGTGGGAGACCaggaaggttgggggtgggaaaactagggcagtggggagtggggggaccaGGAGGGTAGGGGATGTGGGAAACTGGGGCAGCAGGgggatagggtaactgaggcagtggggggtggggaggctagGAGAGTGGTTGCCGGCTATGGATCAGAGAGAGGGTTAAGCTAAATACctgggggggatggaagggggtggTGTTAGGGAACGTGGCAGGGCAGGGTTAGGAGGGGGTGGGTCAGCAAAATCTCCTCCTGGTGATACTGGTTAGAAAGACAGAAGTCATCCTGGGGTGGCTCCACCCTGAAAGAAGCAGGTGTCCTGGGGCAGCGGGtctcagcatggcccaggggagccGTGTTCTGCCCCACATCCTTTGGTTTCTCCCTCAGGGTCTCCTCAGGCTCCCTAGGAGCTGAACATGTTCTGCCCCACACCCTTCCGGCCTAACTCAgggcctccccaaactccttcagAGCTGAAAGTGTTCTGCCCCACATCCTAGGTTCCCTCGGAGCTGAACCTCTCCACTGATCTGGGGCCTCTTCTCCACTGATCTGAGGCCTCCTCCACTGAGCTTGGCTGGAAATTTtcccagcttttagtgcagtCCCTCACCCGCAGGAGGCGCTCAGCCCGTACCATTGTGGTTGCTGCTACTGCTGCCATCTGATCCCCGGCCCCATCcaacctgctctcctttctcctcccttctctgagcAGCAGAAGGATAAGGTAagggccaggggaggaggagggactgtcCCGGCCGAGCGTCCGCCAGGGGCCCCAGACTGaccaagcacttggcactgtGCCCAGCGAGCTGGGGAGTGAAGTTGGGACtgctgagagggaaagggggagagtagAAATGCACTCACGCGTCTGGGTCAAAGGGGGCCCCGTTGACCCAGTGAAACTCGTCCCCGACTCGCCGCAGACCAATCCAGGGCTCCCTCCTGGTGAACTTGAACAGGAAGTCCTGCCCGGGAAAAGAGGCCCACCTCCGGGTCAGATgctccaccccctcagcccctctgGCCGCTGCCCGTTAAGGCCATCCACCTCCATCCTTCTGTCAGTGCAGAGAGATGCTGCTCCTTCCAGGGTTGGTGGGCACAGGAAGTTGGTGGGCGTGGGGCAAGGCAGGGTGCCAGTGGGTGCTGGCAGGTGGTGCACCAAGTCCCCTTGCCTAtgaccccctgcctccctgcactccccaagcccacccccaaaccccacctcCTCACATCCAGGACAGCCAACTTCCCTGGGCCCACTGGCCTCCGCCATCACGGCACCTAccagctccttctggctctcGACCACGGCCAGGGCGGCCTCGCGTGTGTGGCAATACTGGCGGCCTGTGTTCCAGTCCCTTGGATCATCCGAGAAGAAGTAGCATTTCCGTCCGTAGAGCAGCCAATCCTCGGGGCATGGGGCCTGACAATTGATGCAGCCCTTGGATGCTGCAAGGGGAGAATGTGGGTCGGGTCTGGCCACAGGCCAAGCACCCTGAGGGCCAGGTAGTCAGGTCTGGCCTGGAGTTACCTCAGCGTCCCTGGTTGCTCCAGCCTTCCCACCTGCCCCTGCCCAGCactgccccacccccatctttcTTTGTAGAGagaagccagtcagggtgacctTCCCTCCCACTGGGGTCACGGTTGAACCACATTTCTCCAGGAAGggttcccagagaagcagtggaagaaTCGGGACTCAGCCCAGCTCTTACCATCTCATCCTGCTCTGCCCCCAGGTCTTGTTCCCCCAGACTGATGGTCCCAGACCACATCCCCCAGGGCCACATCCTCCAGGTGGTGACCCCAGGCAGGTGCCCCCAGGTCATATCCTCCAGCGTGAGGCTCCTAGGCCATGTCCCTCAAGGCGGTATCTCCAGGCCAGCTCCTCCAGGTGGTACCCCAAGGCCATGTCCCCCAAGGATGATGCCCCCACAGGATAGTACCCCAGACCATGGTCCCCCAGGGTGATGCCCCCACATGAAAAGCCTACAGGACAGTACCCCCAGGTCATTGTCCCTATGGGTGATGCCCCTGGGAGGGGAGGGTATTGAGCTCTCGGATGGTGCCCATTGGAAGATCCCCCACTCACCCAGGATGCTCATCACCACCAGAATAGCGAAGAGCAGAACAGATATGGCTCCCAGCAGGAGTCGGGTTGTCGTgtctgggaaggaagaaagaaaggggatcAGCTCCTGACCCCAAGAACTAGCAGGGGCAGGACTTCAGCCCCTGATCCCAGGGGTCCCTGAGGGCTGGATGACATGGGCAGGGGTTCGGTTCCTGACCACGGGGGTCCCTTAGGACTGACTGGCAGGGGAAGGGCTTCAGCTCCTGaccactggggtggggggggggtccctgaggACTGGATGGCAGGAGCAGGGCTTCAGCTCTTGATCCTGAGGGTGGCACTAGGAGCACAAGGGCTGGCTTGGGCAGCATTCGGAGCATGATGGA belongs to Ornithorhynchus anatinus isolate Pmale09 chromosome 2, mOrnAna1.pri.v4, whole genome shotgun sequence and includes:
- the CLEC2L gene encoding C-type lectin domain family 2 member L, whose protein sequence is MDPGVSGPGRSRPPQTGAGAGAGAGALSPGEVSVSIRSPAGRGPPAQDALLRRSGSGYEGSTSWKAALEDTTTRLLLGAISVLLFAILVVMSILASKGCINCQAPCPEDWLLYGRKCYFFSDDPRDWNTGRQYCHTREAALAVVESQKELDFLFKFTRREPWIGLRRVGDEFHWVNGAPFDPDAFSIGGHGECVFVEPTRLLASGCLLTRPWVCSKAAYT